Genomic segment of Magnetospirillum sp. WYHS-4:
TTCGTCGTGGCTGGGCAACTTGGGGATCAGCCAACTGCCGTCGGGCTCCGGGCTGGGCTGCGAGGCTTCCAGAAGATAGCCGTAGACGCGCTGCACACCCGACAGGGAGCCCACCTGGGCCATGCGCTGGTTGGAGGAACGGATGGCCGCCGCCAGGCTCTCGAGCACCCGCACGGCGATATGGCGGTGTTCGAGGATCAGATTGACGAAGACCTCCCGCGGCGCCGCCGCCACCACCACCTGCTTGTCGAGGGCATAGGCGGTCGCGGAACGCTCGCCCTTGTCGATGGCGGCGATCTCGCCGAACCAGCGGCCGGCGGGGACGTCGCGATAGACCATTTCCATTTCGGGCCCCTCGCCGCCCACCTGGCTGGCGATGCGCACCCGGCCCTCGATGACGAAGAAGACGCTGTAGGCGAATTCGCCCTCGCTGATGATCATCTCGCTTTCGTCGAAGGCCATGAAGACGCAACGCTGGACGAAGCGGCCAAAGGGCGCGTCTTCCAAGCCGACCAGCAGATCGTTGACCCGCAGCCGCTCCTCGTAGGAGGGCCCGACGCCGATCGATCCTCCCAGGGTAATGGTGCCTGGCGGCAACTGCGTCTTCATGGGGAAGGCCTTTCGTCGGCGGGGCGATACCGGGGGATTCTTGGCGAGCCGCCCGTCGTGGTCAACCCCCCATCGCGCAAACGGCCCAAATCGCCGATATCAAGGGGGCATGGCCTCCCTTCGTGGAGGGCGGAGGGCGGGCGACCGCGTCCGTCGCAGTCCATCCAGGTTTAGTGCCTAAATCTTACCTAAGCCCGGCGGCGGCATTTGATAACATGCTGAAAGAATTGGCGTCCCCTAGGGGATTCGAACCCCTGTTACCGCCGTGAGAGGGCGGTGTCCTGGGCCACTAGACGAAGGGGACATGGCCGGAAGGGCCCCACGTTTACTCGGAAGCCTGCCGGCGATCAAGCCCTTTCGGCTCCGTCACAGGGCGAACCCATGAATCGTTAACGGCCGATGAGGGCGGCCTTGAGGCGTTTGCGCTTGAGGGGGTCCCAGGCGGTCGATATGTGATTGCCAAAATGCGCCCTCCCCTGGACAAGCAGGGGGCGCGTCATGCCCATCCGCAGATGCTCATCGCCACCCAAATTTCGGATTCGGCATCTACCAAAAATTGGTATATATTGGCATCAGCCCAGGAGGTGCCGAATGGCGCGCAACACGTCGGTTTCGCTCGGCGAGCATTTCGCCGATTTCATCGATGCCCAGGTTCAGACCGGCCGCTACGGCTCGGCCAGCGACGTGGTGCGGGCGGGCCTGCGGCTCCTGGAGGAGCACGAGGCCAAGGTGAAGGCCCTTCAGGATGCGCTCATCGCCGGGGAGGAGTCCGGCCCGCCGACGCCGTTCGACAGCAAGGCGTTCCTGAAGCGCATGCGGGCCAAGCATGCCCGGTAGGCGGCGCGCTTACCGGCTTTCGCCACGGGCGGAATCCGACCTCGAGGAAATCTGGCTCTACACCTTCAAGAACTGGTCGCCGGAGCAGGCCGACAGCTACCACAGCGCCATTGTCGATACGTTCGAGGAATTGGCGGCGGGCCGGAAGACCGGGCGTCCGGTCGATATCCGCGAGGGATACTTCAAGTATCCGGTCGGGGCCCATCTCGTGTTCTACCGCTTCACCGAAGCTGGCCTCGTCGTCGTCCGCGTCCTGCACCAGCGTATGGACGTAGG
This window contains:
- a CDS encoding type II toxin-antitoxin system RelE/ParE family toxin, whose amino-acid sequence is MPGRRRAYRLSPRAESDLEEIWLYTFKNWSPEQADSYHSAIVDTFEELAAGRKTGRPVDIREGYFKYPVGAHLVFYRFTEAGLVVVRVLHQRMDVGRHL
- a CDS encoding cyclic nucleotide-binding domain-containing protein, producing the protein MKTQLPPGTITLGGSIGVGPSYEERLRVNDLLVGLEDAPFGRFVQRCVFMAFDESEMIISEGEFAYSVFFVIEGRVRIASQVGGEGPEMEMVYRDVPAGRWFGEIAAIDKGERSATAYALDKQVVVAAAPREVFVNLILEHRHIAVRVLESLAAAIRSSNQRMAQVGSLSGVQRVYGYLLEASQPSPEPDGSWLIPKLPSHDEVALKAVTSREVVARAISQLLQDGVAKRERGAFRILNRQKLQQLAIQV
- a CDS encoding type II toxin-antitoxin system ParD family antitoxin, with the protein product MARNTSVSLGEHFADFIDAQVQTGRYGSASDVVRAGLRLLEEHEAKVKALQDALIAGEESGPPTPFDSKAFLKRMRAKHAR